The Cloacibacillus sp. genomic interval TAAACTTATAAAAAGTCCATGATAATTTAAATGAAGAGACGGCTTCGGCAACTGGAAGAAATTAAAAATTTTCTGGAGGGGTATTAAATGCAGTTGGAAAAGTTCAACGGGCACATTGAAGAGGCTGATTTTCTTAACCTTATGATGATCGACATCGCGGGCAACATCAGGAGCGTCGCGCTGCCGCGCGGATATGTGAGCGAGAAGATACTTGCGGAGGGCATCGGTTTTGACGCCTCCAATTACGGCTACGCGAAGGTCAACAACTCCGACATGGTGGCTATACCCGATATGTCTACGGCCTTCTTTGAGAGGCGCGACGATTACAAGATGCTGCACGTGCTCTGCGACGTCGTTTCTACGGAGCGCGAGACGTTCGACCAGTATCCGCGCAACGTCATCAAAAACGCGCAGAATTTCCTGCGCGAGCGCGGCATCGCCGACACAGCTAAGGTGCTGGTGGAGCTTGAGTATTACGTCTTTGAAGAGGCGGAGTACCGCAGCACTGTGAACGAAGTCTTTTACCGCGTAAAGTCATCCGAGGGGCTTGGAGACGATTTCAGCTCAAAGCCGCGCGTAGGTCTGCACGGCGCATACCACAGAATGCCGCCCGAAGACAGCTATATGGATTTCCGCAATGAAACGGTCGCTTTGATGGAGACGCTTGGCATCCCCGTGAAGTACCATCATCACGAGGTCGCCGTCTCCCAGCTTGAGATAGAGCTTGACTTTATGGATATGGCGCGCGCGGCGGACCTGGTCTCGCTTGCGAAGTGGATAGTGAAGCAGGTCGCCTCTGAATGGGGCCTCGCCGTCACCTTCATGCCGAAGCCGATGTACAAGATGGCGGGCAACGGTATGCACGTTCATCAGTTCCTTGAAAAAGACGGAAAATCCATCTTCCCGGGGAACGCGCTCTTCAACCTTTCACCGGAAGGGCTTTCCTACATCGCGGGAATGCTCTCACACAGCCTTACCGGAAGCCTTCTCGCCTTCGGCTGCCCCAGCACGAACAGCTACCGCAGGCTCGTGCACGGCTATGAAGCGCCTGTGTCGGCCACCTTTGCTAAGGGGTCGCGCGCGGCTGCCGTTCGCATCCCCGGTTATGTGAAAAAAGAAGAGACTCGCGTCGAATACCGCACGGGAGACGCCTCCTGCAACCTTTACTTCTTCCTCGCGGCGATGGTGCTTGCCGGCGCGGACGGCATCGTGCGCGGACTTGACCCAGTGGCGCTCGGCTACCAGTCGCAGGATTCAAAGGAGGAGCTGACCTTCCCGCTGAACCTGAACGCGGTGCTCGACGGCCTTGAAAAGGACAAAGAATACCTCGCGCCCGCGTTCCCGGAGAAGCTCATCGAGCTTTGGACGAAGGCAAAGCGCGCGGAGGCAGAATACGTCTACAACGCGCCGACGGTGCAGGAGTACGAGCTTTATTTCTAAGCTTTCAGCATAATGGCCGCGTCATACGGGCCTAAGATTTCAATAAAATAAACGCAGGCGGCGCGATAAATATCTTCGCGCCGCCTGCGTGTTTGATTTGCGGTTTTGATATATGCGGTTATTTTCCTATGCCTATTGCGGCTATGAAGCCGTCTTCCAGCACGGCGGGGTTTTTTGTCATAAAGAGCACTTTGCCGTTTAGGGGAGAAAGTATTTTTTCCACAGGCTTTCCGAAGTAGTCGGCAAGCACGCCTATCAGCTGGCCCCGGCGGACGTTTTCGCCGACGCTTACGCTGCGGTAGAGGAGTCCTTTGTTCTTCGCGTGGACCTCCTGCATACTTTCAAATATCTGCGGACGGCCTACCGGCTTCACTGGGCCCTTTAGGAGGCCGAAGCGGCGCAGCACGTTTGAGATGCTCTGGGAGCTGCGTTCGATGCACTCGGCTTCGTTCGTGCCCTGAAGCCCGTATACAAGCAGCGCGGAGGGGATGCCTATTTTTTCGTATGTGTTGGAATAGCAGGTGCCGGCGTCCGCCCAGCGGCCTTCCGCCTCCGTGATGACGATGTTCGGCTGGCCCGCGTAGTAGGCTATTTCGTGAGATTTGTCGTTGCGTTCCGGGTTGCGGCCCCTGTGGTAGATGGCAAACGAGTCCGTCTGTTCCTCGGAGCAGCCGGTGTGGATGTCTATATGAAAGTCCGCGCCCTTTATCTCGTCAAAGATGCGCGCGGCGAGAACTTCGCTGTAGCTGCCTTTGAGTTTTCCTGGAAAGCAGCGGTCGAGGTTGAGTGAATCTATCGGCGAGAGGCAGCCCTCTCCGCTTTCAAATGAGGCTGTGTCGCAGATGGTGATTATTTTTAGGCTGCCGCGAATGTCCGCGGGAGAAAGCTCGCAGAAGAGCTTCAGCGCGGAGTAGATGCTGCAGTATTCCTTGCCGTGGATGCCGGCCGTGATGACGCCCTCCGGCCCCTCGGTGTCGCCGATGATGAGAGCCGCCGGCAGTTCAATAGTGTTCCCGTCGTCAGTGGTGTAGCGCAGTATCTCTGTTTTCTTACCGCCCATCGATTTTCCCTCTTTATAAGATAATATTTATTTGTAGAATACAATTAGTCTGACACGGCCCCCTGTGCGAGGACGCTTGCGATGCTAAGATGAAAAATTTCATCTGTATGTGTATACAGTCTATCAAAAAACCATGAGAAGTCAATCGTTTAAGGCCGCCGCAAGGGGAAAAAGATGTTGATATGATGGTAAATGTTGTAGATTACGCCAGTTAAACGCAAATTATTTATGCAGTATGACTAAAATGGTTTATTATAAAACTGGTTATTCTTTTAATATAGTAAGGGACGGAGGAGTGATGTCGTGAAAATATTCTGCCAGGTGAAATATTCTCTTATAGGAAAAGTGTTTGTAGGCGAGGAGGAGGGCGCGATAACCGATCTGCATTTTGAACGCAGCCGCGACTTTGACGCACAGCGCGCCGTTTTTGGAAGCACGCCGCTGCTTGCTGAGGCAGAGCGCCAGCTTGAAGATTACTTTGCCGGAAGGCGCCGCGCCTTTTGCCTGCCTCTTGCGCCGCGCGGCACGGACTTTCAGATGCGCTGCTGGGAGGCGCTGCGCGCCATACCTTACGGCTCTACGGAAAGCTACGGCGACATTGCGCGCAAGGTGGGCTCACCGAAGGCCTGTCGTGCCGTCGGCATGGCCAACAACCGCAACCCGATAGCGATAATCATCCCGTGCCACCGCGTCATCGGATCGGACGGCTCGCTTGTGGGCTTCGGCGGCGGCCTTGAGATAAAGCGCGCGCTGCTTGCGCTGGAGGCTGGGGCCGTCTTTTCTGACGAGTTCAAGCCGGCCCCTTAATTTTTCTTGTTTTTATGCCGCGGCGAAGAGGCGTTTTAAGAGTTCGTGGCGCAGGCTTTGGTCGCTTACTGTGATCTCCGCAGCGCCAGCCGCCTCCATTGCGGCAAGGATGATGCAGGCGCCGCCCAGGATTATGTCGGCGCGTTTTGGCGAAAGGCCCGTTATCTTGCGGCGTTCCTCGTCGGTCGCCACGGCGTACATCATGATCTGACGCATCACTTCGTCTTTTGATAGGGTGCTGCCGTGTACCTTCGCGGAATCGTATTCCTCCATTTTCATGGAGACGGCGGCCATCGCCGTGACGTTGCCGCCAGTTCCTATCATCATGTGCGCGCCGGTGCTGACTCCGTCTTCGGTCAAGCCCTTTGTCAGACTCGCTATGACGCCGCAGACTACAGGCGGTTGCGCGGGCGACTGTTTGAAATATTC includes:
- a CDS encoding glutamine synthetase beta-grasp domain-containing protein; translation: MQLEKFNGHIEEADFLNLMMIDIAGNIRSVALPRGYVSEKILAEGIGFDASNYGYAKVNNSDMVAIPDMSTAFFERRDDYKMLHVLCDVVSTERETFDQYPRNVIKNAQNFLRERGIADTAKVLVELEYYVFEEAEYRSTVNEVFYRVKSSEGLGDDFSSKPRVGLHGAYHRMPPEDSYMDFRNETVALMETLGIPVKYHHHEVAVSQLEIELDFMDMARAADLVSLAKWIVKQVASEWGLAVTFMPKPMYKMAGNGMHVHQFLEKDGKSIFPGNALFNLSPEGLSYIAGMLSHSLTGSLLAFGCPSTNSYRRLVHGYEAPVSATFAKGSRAAAVRIPGYVKKEETRVEYRTGDASCNLYFFLAAMVLAGADGIVRGLDPVALGYQSQDSKEELTFPLNLNAVLDGLEKDKEYLAPAFPEKLIELWTKAKRAEAEYVYNAPTVQEYELYF
- a CDS encoding succinylglutamate desuccinylase/aspartoacylase family protein — encoded protein: MGGKKTEILRYTTDDGNTIELPAALIIGDTEGPEGVITAGIHGKEYCSIYSALKLFCELSPADIRGSLKIITICDTASFESGEGCLSPIDSLNLDRCFPGKLKGSYSEVLAARIFDEIKGADFHIDIHTGCSEEQTDSFAIYHRGRNPERNDKSHEIAYYAGQPNIVITEAEGRWADAGTCYSNTYEKIGIPSALLVYGLQGTNEAECIERSSQSISNVLRRFGLLKGPVKPVGRPQIFESMQEVHAKNKGLLYRSVSVGENVRRGQLIGVLADYFGKPVEKILSPLNGKVLFMTKNPAVLEDGFIAAIGIGK
- a CDS encoding methylated-DNA--[protein]-cysteine S-methyltransferase, giving the protein MKIFCQVKYSLIGKVFVGEEEGAITDLHFERSRDFDAQRAVFGSTPLLAEAERQLEDYFAGRRRAFCLPLAPRGTDFQMRCWEALRAIPYGSTESYGDIARKVGSPKACRAVGMANNRNPIAIIIPCHRVIGSDGSLVGFGGGLEIKRALLALEAGAVFSDEFKPAP